The Alosa alosa isolate M-15738 ecotype Scorff River chromosome 8, AALO_Geno_1.1, whole genome shotgun sequence genome contains the following window.
gacctactgcaactagttaactagtgaggtgttttgccttcactagtaaacatgtgcacatttttggctgtcactagttaactagtgagacccaaaagccttcaactagctgactggtatgcattttggcctttactagttaactagtagacatttctggctctcactagttaactagtgaagctaaaatgtgttgactagttaactagtgagccttttggctcccactagttaactagtgtgcatattttggccctcactagttaactagttcacacaaacatggctcactagttaactagttgacaaaaatggcttacatgtacatgacaattatgcctgatatcaagatatcagaataaatgctcaatcggcttgccatagatGTTTGCTCATTGTCCCATCTCAGCATCAAGGGACCCTTAGTGAGTTTGTGTAGCATTTATGagatatatgtgtttgtgtgtgtgttgtgtgtgtgtgtgtgtgtgtgtgtgtgtgtgtgtgtgtgtgtgtgtgtgtgcgtgtgtgtgtgtgtgtgtgttttagcggatgaatgtctgtatgtgtgtgtgtgtgtgtgtgtgtgtgtgtgtgtcttagcgggtgaatgtgtgtgtgtgtgtgtgtgtgtgtgtgtgtgtgtgtgtgtgtgtttgtgtgggttggGGTGGGGACTGTCGTGTAGTTGAGCTGTCTCACTTTGTCGTGCCGCTAACTCAGGCTGTCACTGATGACTCTCTCAGTCATGCTAATACACTGGCGGCCGCAGCGGCGCCGCCACAAACTGAGCCTCTGCAAAGCTGACGTCTGTAGCTGCCTGTGCCTCTGCAGTAAACAGCCCACTCGGCCCTATTAGCGCACAGCTGAAATCAGCGTCGGGAGGCCTCTGAAAGGAGCACTCCACGTTGCCACTGACTCGAGGTTGATTGAACCTATCTCTGCCTCAGGATTTGCATATTTGTAGTGGCTGTTGTTCAACCCTTGATTTGAGGCAAAGTTTCTTCTGATATTTGAGTGAAATGTTTTATATATGAATATGAGACAGGTAGTTATCAAAGTGGTGCatgtatacctgtgtgtgtgtgtgtgtgtgtgtgtgtgtgtgtgtgtgtgtgtgtgtgtgtgtgtgtgtgtgtgtgtgtgtgtgtatgtgtgcgcgcgcacgtgcAACTTAATGGGCTATTATGTTCTTTTGGTGATTGATTATCCGCCGTCCTGCTTGTCTGGGAGGAAACAAGTTCCCTTTCATACCCTTTCACCATCACTTATGGGAGTTATAAACAACCGCATTAAGGTAGATGACGGGAACCGCTTTGATCACCGGAGGAACCAGGTCGACCAACAGGTGCGCACCGCGCATAATTACATCttgagagaatgttttttttaaaaagtgacgCAGGACTCTCAGGCTGAAGCACCTCACGGGGGCATTAAGATGTGGAGCAGAGATAACTAATAAGAAAACGTGCCGGAAAATTCAATCATAACTGGCCTACGTCACTGAATGACGCTGGTCTGCCTCACTCACTCTTTGCGGTATGAACTTAAAGAGCTTTTTGAGAGAATGTGAAGCAGCACGTGTTGCGGTGGCCAAGGACCTCTTTCTGatcgcataaacacacacggtGCAGAGAGTCTCAACTTTGAGCTTAggagctttaaaaaaaaagagaaaataagaaCTAACCACTAAAGAACTAAGTCAGTTGAAAATGAGACGGAGCTGACGTGCATAATCACATTGTAGCAAGCGACGTCTCCACGTGTGCTCACTGCACAGTGCTGCCAAAGAGAAGCGTGGCTTTTCTGTTTGAGTGTGCAGTGCATACGCGACAGCATGAGAGGCATGCACCCTTATCAGCTAGGGGCCAGAAACACGTGCACACCTTCTCACGCAAGTCACCATGGTGCTCAGAACCCCTTTGCCAGGCAGACCAAACAGACCACAACTAATGTGTAAGGTTTGAGCAAGGACTCAATATTATGTTGCAGGGGGGTGGGGGAATATGACCTAGCTATTGTCACCTGCTGTCATCATCCTTCATACCACTCTTGCTGGACTAACAATCACCAACATTCATTCAAATGCAGCACAAATGAATTGAATGAAAGAGAATGAGGCTTTTGCAAGGTGAAGAGACTCTTTAATGTCCGAGTTTTGTTGTGGCCCTCTCGGAGCAGCattctccacacacatacatacaaatgcaATTAGTTTTCCATGGGGATGGCTTCTGATTAATCATTTCAAGTGTGAGTTCAGGTGTGGTGTGCGTTCCGCACCGTATCACTCTAAAAAAGAATCACACAAAGGCTCGAGATGTGTCCCAAGGAGAAAGATAAGGAGGTGGATCAGAAGTGTTCTCTGGTCCTGACAACCGTACTGACCATTCTATAACCAAAACGTAGCTCTTGTTCAATAATCCTGAataaatgtttataaatgtTCTATTCATCTCTCCATCCAATTTGTCCTCCCTGTCTTTattcctactctctctctctcaaattcaaattctaaGGTGTTTTATCATTACGACTATTggagtacagtgttgccaaagctagtgtTACAAACAACACAGTAGTGtcacaaaataaagaaaacagaaagaaaatagagatACAGCAATGTGGGTATAAACatgtgaactctctctctctctctctctctctctctctctctctctctctctctctctctctctctctctctctcttctgtagGATACGGTCATGCTGCTCCCAGCACGGATGGCGGCAAGGTGTTCTGCATGTTCTACGCACTGCTGGGAATTCCGCTGACCCTGGTCATGTTCCAGAGTCTGGGCGAGCGCATCAACACGCTGGTCCGCTACCTGCTGCACCGCCTCAAGAAGTGCCTGGGCCTGCGCCGGACCGAGGTCAGCATGGCCAACATGGTGTTCATCGGCTTCGTCTCGTGCATGAGCACGCTGTGCGTGGGCGCGGCGGCCTTCTCGCGCTACGAGGACTGGAGCTTCTTCCACGCCTACTACTACTGCTTCATCACGCTGACCACCATCGGCTTCGGCGACTACGTGGCGCTGCAGAAGGACCACGCCCTGCAGACCAACCCCAAGTACGTGGCGTTCAGCTTCATCTACATCCTGACCGGCCTGACGGTCATCGGGGCGTTCCTCAACCTGGTGGTGCTCCGCTTCATGACCATGAACGCCGAGGATGAGCGGCGGGACGCCGAGCAGCGGGCGCTGCTGTCCAGGGCCGGTGGCGGCGCCGGCGGGATGGGCAGCGGAGGCGGCGCCGTCGGAGGCGGAGGAGGGAGGTACCACTTCGCCCCGGATCCGCCCTCGTACTCGTCGGCCGCCTCCGAGCTGGGGGCGGCCTGCTCCGGACGTGACGGAGGAGGCTCGGGCAgcgggggtggaggaggaggagggggtggtggcGGGGGGGGTGGCGCCAGTCGCGGTCTGCGGAACGTCTACGCCGAGGTGCTGCACTTCCAGTCCATGTGCTCGTGCCTGTGGTACAAGAGCCGCGAGAAGCTACAGTACTCCATCCCCATGATCATCCCGCGTGACCTCTCCACCTCCGACACCTACATGGAGCAGGGCGAGGCCTTCTCCAGCAGCCCGCTGCCGCTTCACCCCAACGGTTGCGCCTGCGGCGGCCTGCAGAGGCCCTCGGCCATCAGCTCTGTTTCCACCGGCCTGCACACCCTGGTGCCCTCCTACCGCGGACCTTCCAAACGACGCTGCTCCATCTAGGTCAAATTGCGTCATTGCATCGGCCTTCGGCGGAGGCCTTGTTTGCCCGGATGTAGAGTCTAGAGGAAGCTAGAGGggctttgttttattttccttttccaGAGTATTTCTACAGATAAACTTCCTGAACGGAAAGCGCAGAAATGGTTCCTTCCTCCCCAACAAAACATACTCTATGCTACGTACTGTATACTACACTGTGGATAACAAGAGTTTTAGTGAGGGAATCATATACTGTAGATTATAAGAATGCTTGTAGTCGTTACAATGACCTGACTTTATGTGAAGTATGTATTTTTTTCTAACAGAATCCTAACAAAGAACACTTTCGAACATTAGTTCACACAAGTAAAAAGTgtacatatagatatatatttgTTATAAGACAActatttaagctacatagcTACATGCAGTGGTATAGAGAGGgatactttcactttctgttgGTAGATTCCAATACACATTCTTACATATCTCTATATCCAAGCTGCAGTTTTAAGCCAAACACTTCCTGTTAAACGACACGTCTGTCCCCATGTCTTTGTGGTATGTCATTTTGCGGTTTCTCAGTcatcctttttttttgtttttttagtttTGCTTGTTATGTACTTACAATAAATAATCATACGCATTTGACCATTTGATTCAGAGCACATGGTGCGCCACTGTCTATAGTAAACTAAATTTAGTTCAATACACTGCTGCACTTTAGATcgctgtgtttttttgttttgtttttttgtttgtttgtttgttttttttgtttttgtttttgtttaatacACTGTCCAACAGTGCACACTCATTGAACTGAGTTTAATTTATGATGATGCAcctttttgtttcatttttccagAATGATCACTGTATCTTCTGTTCATTGCATGGTTGTTATGTTTATAATGAGACCACTAATATGTCTGTTGTTTTCATGTCCTACCCTGGAGTAAAGCACCAGGATTTTAAGAGATTTCATGGAGGCCAGTGAGGAGGTGATATCCGCCAGCTCCGTGTCTTACCTCTGCATTTCCAAATTGGGAATGACTGATGTGTCTGTCGGAAAAAATTCACGTGGACACATTGTGTATGGAATGTCATGGATGTCTTTTTTGGGAGCATTTAATAAGGGGGACAAAATCTAAATACTCTATCTCAGTCAGATCCAGGCTTATCTGGATGGCAATACTGAACTGTCTCTTTGAGAGTTGGAATTTACCTGCCATTGATAATTCTAAttttatgaataaaaaaaacccCTACCAAGTCACCGTTTGTAATGTCTGTTTGTCATTTTGTCAGTATACTTTTGTCCTGGGGAAGAATCGGCTGAAATAAGTGTTGAAGTTTGCTTTGTACAGTTATCAGTTTGATGCTATTGCATTGGATGCACATCATAGATAATCTGTTAAAAACAAAGGATTCAGAATCCAATATTAATGAGGAGAGAACAGTCTCATGATACTTGAATGGTGTTGTTTGACATTGGGGTCCAAAGCTCTCAGGGGAGCTGTTAGGTAGTCATTAAGGTTTGTGAGTAAGCCTTCATTTTCTTCACATGGCTAAATTTGgaaattaaaggtgctctaagtgatgccacgcgttttttaggctaaaacattttatgtcacttactgcaaacatcacctaaccaaccgctagttgtctgtgtcctaaatacactgtaaaaaaacgcgatctctgtggatagcccaggctccaaaaacggcaacaaaaacatcctggacaaacctagcccataaaaacgtAACAAACTGTTCTAGCAAATCACAGAAGAGTtgcgcatttaggagagtttcaattgcacgggatcagcatgggagggagggggaggaagtaccGAGCTAcagtagctctctgttttgtttgaaagtaaacagaagtgacattagcatcgcttagagcacctttaactcaCAATAAGCATActatggttcttataatacccaGACATTACAATTGTCACAAGAGAGAAACTAATTCTGGCTATAAATCCACTTTAATATTAAATAAAGTGATATAGAGTTATTGCACACACTTTGAAACATCATATTAGTCTTACACCAAAGTGTAAAAGCGGACTTGTTTACATACATTGTGCAAGTCTAATAAGGTTAATAAGCATGCGTATCACATTTAGTGAGAGTTGTTTAGAAATCTACCATATTTGAGGTAGATTGGTGCTGATGAGCATCCATGAACTTGTCTGGAGAGTCGCTATTTAGTATTTTCACACCTTCAGCACAGCACGCCTGGCCCAACGACAGACGGCACCGCGGCACCCAAACACGGAGGATAAGAGGCGTCCCGCCGCCATGGCATCTGTTGCTCgccactccaaacacacactaagGCAGAGCAGCCACCTCTGGACGAGCTCCAGCCTCCTCCTGGCACGGCTCCACCGGATCAGGTCTGAGTTTGGTGCAGGGCCCGCGGCTAACGGATGATGCCATTGGTGCAATGCAGTGGGATGATATGCCGAGTCAGATACACCACACACCCCAAATCCTCCCCGCCCCCCCCTCACCAACTTATCCTCCAACTCAAGTTCACGCAACATGCAGTTTTGGTGGGTTGTCTTGCACAGCAAGAGGGACTACAGTAAATGCTCTTCTCATGTTTTTCTAACTAAGCTACTTGTAAAATTGTGGTGTGGTTACAAGATATAATGTGAGACTTTGCACAAACATGCTGCCAAAGGTTTGAGGAGTCAAATCTTTGTGCTCCTATAGATGCTGCTGCTTTTTAAAACCATCTTGATAGCAGTCAGACTGAAGTCTATTAACAACAATTCAAATCAGGTCAATTAAAATCATTTGAATAGAGGCAATTGCACCTCCATGCAGTGTAATTACCCCTCAACCAATATCATGCAAGTAAATTCCCCCATCAAATGAGATCTCAGCATATGTTCAGTAATCTTCTGTCTACACCTGCCCAGTATTCCCTGTTTAACACATCTGTTTCAGAGTCCACCTCTCCACACTCCTTCTCGTATGCAGTACTTCCAAACCCTGATATCTCTATATTTTCCTTGTTCTCTTCCTTCACCTCTTCTTCCTGATCCCTCTTCACTCTATCTTAACCTAAATGccattcatcttcatcttcccttctcttccaCTGCTTATTTTCTCCTCAACTTTTCTACTACCATGTGTCTATGCTTTacttctgtgtctctctgcccCTAaatcctctccatccctccgcTGTCATcacttctttcccccccccatcttcattcctctcctcctgtttGCTTCCttcattcctctcctcctttcttcttccGCTCCACTTTCCCCCTTTCAGATAATTCCTGCACCAAGagcctgccctctctctctctctctctctctcccctctctctctccctctccctctctccctctctctctctctctctctcactctctctctcatgtctttAGCTATTACTTTGGCTCACTTGTTTTTGCTGTGCTCTTTCTTCTCgtccctctcactcacttactGCTTGACTGCAGGCCAAAAGACACTGTTGTCAACTTTGAATGAtttacccatctctctctctctctctctctctctctctctctctctctctctctctctctctctcactccatttttctctctgacCTGCTGTCTGATTTTGATCAGCACGCTTTCATCTCTTCAGTCTTGTTTCCTTTATATCTTTCTTTGTTAGTT
Protein-coding sequences here:
- the kcnk3a gene encoding potassium channel subfamily K member 3a — its product is MKRQNVRTLALIICTFTYLLVGAAVFDALESKKETTQKRKLDARKRELMEKYNLSKVNFDELEGVVLQLKPHKAGVQWKFAGSFYFAITVITTIGYGHAAPSTDGGKVFCMFYALLGIPLTLVMFQSLGERINTLVRYLLHRLKKCLGLRRTEVSMANMVFIGFVSCMSTLCVGAAAFSRYEDWSFFHAYYYCFITLTTIGFGDYVALQKDHALQTNPKYVAFSFIYILTGLTVIGAFLNLVVLRFMTMNAEDERRDAEQRALLSRAGGGAGGMGSGGGAVGGGGGRYHFAPDPPSYSSAASELGAACSGRDGGGSGSGGGGGGGGGGGGGGASRGLRNVYAEVLHFQSMCSCLWYKSREKLQYSIPMIIPRDLSTSDTYMEQGEAFSSSPLPLHPNGCACGGLQRPSAISSVSTGLHTLVPSYRGPSKRRCSI